From the genome of Halorussus caseinilyticus, one region includes:
- the pyrI gene encoding aspartate carbamoyltransferase regulatory subunit, whose translation MSDHQLRVSKIPRGTVIDHIRAGQALNVLAILGIDGLGGETVSIGMNVPSDRMGHKDIVKVEGRELSQDEVDVLSLIAPEATINIIREYEVVEKQYLERPERVVGVLSCPNHNCITNADEPVETKFEVLDDGVRCEYCETIVREDIAAHIAVE comes from the coding sequence ATGAGCGACCACCAACTCCGCGTCAGCAAGATTCCGAGAGGCACCGTCATCGACCACATCCGCGCCGGACAGGCCCTGAACGTCCTCGCCATCCTCGGCATCGACGGACTCGGCGGCGAGACGGTCAGTATCGGGATGAACGTCCCGAGCGACCGGATGGGTCACAAGGACATCGTGAAAGTCGAGGGCCGCGAACTCAGCCAAGACGAGGTGGACGTGCTGTCGCTCATCGCGCCCGAGGCGACCATCAACATCATCCGCGAGTACGAAGTCGTCGAGAAGCAGTACCTCGAACGCCCCGAGCGCGTGGTCGGGGTCCTCTCGTGTCCGAACCACAACTGCATCACCAACGCCGACGAACCCGTCGAGACGAAGTTCGAGGTGCTGGACGACGGCGTTCGGTGCGAGTACTGCGAGACC
- the pyrB gene encoding aspartate carbamoyltransferase, with protein sequence MRDDHLLTAKQLSREDVEEVLDRAAEFDADPSAFGDRHEDAILGLCFFEPSTRTKMSFETAIKRLGGDSVDMGTVESSSVKKGESLADTARVIAGYADALVLRHPSQGAAKMVGEFVDVPLLNAGDGAGHHPTQTLLDLYTIRENAGLDDITIGIMGDLKYGRTVHSLAHALTNFDADQHFISPESLKLPRSVRYDLHEEGANVREHTELDEILPALDVLYVTRIQRERFPDENEYQEIAGEYGIDLETLEPAKEDLTVMHPLPRVDEIAPEVDDTDYATYFEQAHNGVPVRMALLDQMLEADR encoded by the coding sequence ATGCGGGACGACCACTTACTAACTGCAAAACAACTCTCCCGAGAGGACGTAGAGGAGGTCTTGGACCGGGCGGCCGAGTTCGACGCCGACCCCTCGGCGTTCGGGGACCGCCACGAAGACGCGATACTCGGACTCTGCTTTTTCGAGCCGAGTACCCGCACCAAGATGAGCTTCGAGACCGCAATCAAGCGTCTCGGCGGCGACTCGGTGGACATGGGTACCGTCGAGTCGTCGTCGGTCAAGAAGGGCGAGAGCCTCGCCGACACCGCGCGGGTCATCGCTGGCTACGCCGACGCGCTGGTGCTTCGCCACCCGAGTCAGGGCGCGGCCAAGATGGTCGGCGAATTCGTGGACGTGCCGCTCCTGAACGCGGGCGACGGCGCGGGCCACCACCCGACCCAGACCCTGCTCGACCTCTACACCATCCGAGAGAACGCGGGCTTGGACGACATCACCATCGGCATCATGGGCGACCTGAAGTACGGCCGGACGGTCCACTCGCTGGCCCACGCGCTGACCAACTTCGACGCCGACCAGCACTTCATCAGCCCCGAGAGCCTCAAACTCCCCCGGAGCGTGCGCTACGACCTCCACGAGGAGGGCGCGAACGTCCGGGAACACACCGAGTTGGACGAGATTCTGCCCGCCCTCGACGTGTTGTACGTCACCCGCATCCAGCGCGAGCGATTCCCCGACGAGAACGAGTATCAGGAGATAGCGGGCGAGTACGGCATCGACCTCGAAACCCTCGAACCCGCCAAGGAGGACCTGACCGTCATGCACCCCCTGCCGCGAGTGGACGAAATCGCGCCCGAGGTGGACGACACCGACTACGCGACCTACTTCGAGCAGGCCCACAACGGCGTGCCGGTCCGGATGGCACTGCTCGACCAGATGCTGGAGGCAGACCGATGA
- a CDS encoding NOP5/NOP56 family protein, whose amino-acid sequence MTDDGTHPDAERAGWFEGVSPDDAEAGAAAIRDGRADAPDDWPRRAVEAEFADDEDDYYARLHDAAVRAARESAAERERADDQQLVHAVRAMDDAASEANELAERVAEWAGSRYPDAGTGVGYARELAAREPESPVEERLVSLARRTADLADESDALRAFIERETPEVAPNLAALAGPTLAARLISLAGGLEPLAKKPSGTVQVLGAEDSLFAHLRGRAPSPKHGVIFTHEFVRGTRPEKRGSAARALAGKLTIAARVDYYSGERRPELDDELERRMAQIRGENADEQAGGEA is encoded by the coding sequence ATGACCGACGACGGAACCCACCCCGACGCCGAGCGCGCCGGGTGGTTCGAGGGCGTCTCGCCCGACGACGCGGAAGCAGGCGCGGCCGCCATCCGCGACGGGCGGGCCGACGCGCCCGACGACTGGCCCCGCCGGGCAGTCGAAGCGGAGTTCGCCGACGACGAGGACGACTACTACGCGAGACTCCACGACGCCGCCGTGCGCGCGGCACGCGAGAGCGCGGCGGAGCGCGAGCGCGCGGACGACCAGCAACTCGTCCACGCGGTCCGGGCGATGGACGACGCCGCGTCGGAGGCCAACGAACTCGCCGAGCGAGTCGCGGAGTGGGCCGGAAGCCGCTACCCCGACGCCGGAACCGGCGTCGGGTACGCCCGCGAACTCGCCGCCCGCGAACCCGAGTCGCCCGTCGAGGAGCGTCTCGTCTCGCTGGCCCGCCGGACCGCGGACCTCGCCGACGAGTCCGACGCGCTCCGGGCGTTCATCGAACGCGAGACGCCCGAAGTCGCGCCGAACCTCGCGGCGCTGGCCGGGCCGACTCTGGCGGCGCGGCTAATCTCGCTCGCCGGGGGTCTCGAACCGCTCGCCAAGAAGCCCTCCGGGACCGTGCAGGTCCTCGGCGCGGAGGACTCGCTGTTCGCGCACCTCCGGGGTCGCGCGCCCTCGCCCAAGCACGGCGTCATCTTCACCCACGAGTTCGTCCGCGGAACCCGACCCGAGAAACGCGGGTCGGCGGCGCGGGCGCTCGCCGGGAAGTTGACCATCGCCGCGCGCGTGGACTACTATTCGGGAGAGCGCAGGCCGGAGTTGGACGACGAGTTGGAGCGCCGGATGGCCCAAATCCGCGGGGAGAACGCCGACGAGCAGGCGGGTGGTGAGGCGTGA
- a CDS encoding fibrillarin-like rRNA/tRNA 2'-O-methyltransferase, with protein sequence MTDLPEGVERRAFDGRQRLATRGPPVYGEPTDEEWRLWDAGRSKLAAMIESGLDTGLDGGETVLYLGAASGTTVSHVADFAGPTYAVEFAPRPVRDLVGVAEDRPNLFPLLKDARKPETYAHVVEADVDAIVQDVATRGQARVAVENRRFLREDGRLLAAIKARSEDVTRDPDDVFEDALADLREGYEVLETARLEPYHDDHLGVVARPE encoded by the coding sequence GTGACCGACCTCCCCGAGGGCGTCGAACGCCGCGCGTTCGACGGCCGACAGCGACTGGCGACCCGCGGCCCGCCGGTCTACGGCGAACCCACCGACGAGGAGTGGCGGCTCTGGGACGCCGGGCGGTCGAAACTCGCGGCGATGATAGAGTCCGGACTCGACACCGGTCTCGACGGCGGCGAGACGGTTCTCTATCTGGGCGCGGCCAGCGGAACGACCGTCAGCCACGTCGCCGACTTCGCCGGACCCACCTACGCCGTCGAGTTCGCGCCCCGTCCCGTCAGGGACCTCGTTGGGGTCGCCGAGGACCGACCGAACCTCTTCCCCCTGCTGAAGGACGCCCGCAAGCCCGAGACCTACGCCCACGTCGTGGAGGCAGACGTGGACGCCATCGTACAGGACGTAGCCACGCGCGGACAGGCGCGCGTGGCGGTCGAGAACCGCCGGTTCCTCCGGGAGGACGGCCGCCTACTGGCGGCTATCAAGGCCCGGAGCGAGGACGTGACCCGCGACCCGGACGACGTGTTCGAGGACGCGCTGGCCGACCTCCGGGAGGGTTACGAGGTGCTGGAGACGGCGCGACTCGAACCGTACCACGACGACCACCTCGGCGTGGTCGCTCGCCCCGAGTAG
- a CDS encoding glutamate--cysteine ligase, translating into MDSGSAESFAEMGTLGIEEEFYVVDRRGRPTAGTDELVYETDPPDILDERLDHELFKCVIETQTPKIERLADARENLLAVRNALVDHAESEGFRIAAAGLHPGALWRELEHAEKPRYRKQLDRIQYPQHRNTTTGLHVHVGVDDADKAVWIANEIRWYLPVMLALSANSPYWNGFDTGLQSARAKIFEALPNTGMPTCFDSYDDFAAFEETMLRSESIADRGELWYDVRPHTGLGTVEVRTPDGQVNPDRVMAFVEYTHALVRDLAARYEDGESGYRHRRELLDENKWRAMRYGHDAAFIRRDREGEIDLGEVVDRECDRLGVSGIRDIYDGESGATRQRRIRDEEGVEALYESLVLTRQ; encoded by the coding sequence ATGGACTCGGGTTCGGCTGAGAGCTTCGCGGAGATGGGCACGTTGGGCATCGAAGAGGAGTTCTACGTCGTGGACCGACGGGGCCGCCCGACGGCCGGGACCGACGAACTCGTCTACGAGACCGACCCGCCCGACATACTCGACGAGCGACTCGACCACGAACTGTTCAAGTGCGTCATCGAGACCCAGACGCCGAAAATCGAGCGCCTCGCGGACGCCCGCGAGAACCTGCTGGCGGTCCGGAACGCGCTGGTGGACCACGCCGAGAGCGAGGGGTTCCGAATCGCGGCGGCGGGACTCCACCCCGGAGCGCTGTGGCGCGAACTCGAACACGCCGAGAAGCCCCGGTATCGCAAGCAACTCGACCGGATTCAGTACCCCCAGCACCGAAACACCACGACCGGTCTCCACGTCCACGTCGGCGTGGACGACGCCGACAAAGCCGTCTGGATAGCCAACGAGATTCGGTGGTACCTTCCGGTGATGCTCGCGCTGTCGGCCAACTCGCCGTACTGGAACGGCTTCGACACCGGTCTCCAGTCGGCGCGGGCCAAGATTTTCGAGGCCCTGCCCAACACCGGGATGCCGACCTGCTTCGACTCCTACGACGACTTCGCGGCGTTCGAGGAGACGATGCTCCGCTCGGAGTCCATCGCCGACCGGGGCGAACTCTGGTACGACGTGCGACCCCACACGGGTCTCGGCACCGTCGAAGTCCGGACCCCCGACGGGCAGGTCAATCCCGACCGCGTGATGGCGTTCGTGGAGTACACCCACGCGCTGGTCCGGGACTTGGCGGCGCGCTACGAGGACGGAGAGTCGGGATACCGCCACCGCCGGGAACTGCTGGACGAGAACAAGTGGCGCGCGATGCGCTACGGCCACGACGCCGCCTTCATTCGGCGGGACCGCGAGGGCGAAATCGACCTCGGCGAAGTCGTGGACCGGGAGTGCGACCGACTCGGCGTCTCGGGCATCCGAGACATCTACGACGGCGAGAGCGGCGCGACCCGCCAGCGACGGATTCGGGACGAGGAGGGCGTCGAAGCCCTCTACGAGTCGCTGGTCCTGACCCGGCAGTAG
- a CDS encoding helix-turn-helix domain-containing protein encodes MSKGRERLEEEADRAVDQFDQSIVDLLSWVLDTETRARIYVYLRQQPYSTSEEIAEGTGLYPSTVRESLAELHDEEKVERRKRESEGAGNNPYEYTAIAPSDLVGGIVGQIQDELNTVFNLDDHLEPEETAETSEPVSIRVEEQDDPAEEEEGDE; translated from the coding sequence ATCTCGAAGGGCCGCGAGCGCCTCGAAGAGGAGGCCGACCGAGCGGTAGACCAGTTCGACCAGAGTATCGTGGACCTGCTGTCGTGGGTACTCGACACCGAGACGCGGGCGCGAATCTACGTCTACCTCCGCCAACAGCCCTACAGCACCAGCGAGGAAATCGCCGAGGGAACCGGCTTGTATCCCTCGACGGTCCGGGAGTCGCTCGCCGAACTCCACGACGAAGAGAAGGTAGAGCGCCGCAAACGCGAGAGCGAGGGCGCGGGCAACAACCCCTACGAGTACACCGCCATCGCGCCCAGCGACCTCGTGGGCGGCATCGTCGGCCAGATTCAGGACGAACTCAACACGGTGTTCAACTTGGACGACCACCTCGAACCCGAAGAGACTGCCGAGACCAGCGAACCGGTCAGCATCCGCGTCGAGGAGCAAGACGACCCCGCCGAGGAAGAAGAAGGCGACGAGTAA
- a CDS encoding phosphopantetheine adenylyltransferase: MRVALGGTFDPVHDGHRALFERAFELGDVTVGLTSDELAPKTRHEDRYVRPFDEREADLEAVLAEFADEYDREFEVRELTEPTGIATESQFDALVVSPETTDGAERINDIRRERGFDPLEVEVVAHVHAEDGDIISSTRIVKGEIDQYGNLTPEREGRQAERE, from the coding sequence ATGAGGGTTGCCCTGGGCGGGACCTTCGACCCGGTCCACGACGGCCACCGCGCGCTGTTCGAGCGCGCGTTCGAACTCGGCGACGTGACGGTCGGTCTGACCAGCGACGAACTCGCGCCGAAGACGCGCCACGAGGACCGATACGTCCGCCCGTTCGACGAGCGCGAGGCCGACTTGGAGGCCGTACTCGCGGAGTTCGCCGACGAGTACGACCGGGAGTTCGAGGTCCGCGAGTTGACCGAACCGACGGGTATCGCCACCGAATCGCAGTTCGACGCGCTGGTCGTCTCCCCGGAGACGACCGACGGTGCCGAGCGCATCAACGATATTCGACGCGAGCGCGGGTTCGACCCGCTGGAAGTCGAGGTGGTCGCCCACGTCCACGCCGAGGACGGCGACATCATCTCCAGCACCCGCATCGTCAAGGGCGAAATCGACCAGTACGGGAATCTGACACCCGAACGAGAGGGTCGGCAGGCCGAGCGCGAGTGA
- a CDS encoding transcription initiation factor IIB family protein: MYRARDYVENERWLAEIEQAADRLELGTAARSRATDLFLSTVSDWESTEERDADSRRAVVAASLYAGSLIEGDQRSQSNVADAVGVARLTIQQRWKDLLEEAGLQPPSW; encoded by the coding sequence GTGTATCGGGCACGCGACTACGTGGAAAACGAGCGATGGCTCGCCGAAATCGAGCAGGCCGCGGACCGACTGGAACTCGGCACCGCCGCGCGCTCGCGGGCGACGGACCTCTTTCTCTCGACGGTCTCCGACTGGGAATCCACCGAGGAGCGAGACGCCGACTCCCGGCGGGCAGTCGTCGCGGCCAGCCTCTACGCCGGGTCGCTCATCGAGGGCGACCAGCGCTCTCAAAGCAACGTCGCCGACGCGGTGGGGGTCGCGCGACTCACGATTCAGCAACGGTGGAAGGACTTGCTCGAAGAGGCGGGACTTCAACCGCCGTCGTGGTAG
- a CDS encoding DUF7139 domain-containing protein, translating into MSELEGIYAERVSWRAVARAVLLLGGSLVAVVGVVASTASLVAGFGLGKAGALKVAALFGGVLLVVAFLLLFARTATTSRSRRLAGGGTAVAAVGLVTFWTMLPGGWTGHLADLPPTAVGAYAVGLLAVFGAGFVADSADSGPDSERDRRQGDTFGSIESVVVSANGDRDDAGASAARSETDSDHGLFDREP; encoded by the coding sequence ATGTCTGAGCTGGAGGGAATCTACGCCGAGAGGGTTAGCTGGCGGGCAGTAGCACGGGCCGTACTCCTACTCGGTGGCAGCCTCGTGGCCGTGGTCGGAGTCGTCGCCTCTACCGCGAGTCTGGTGGCCGGATTCGGCTTGGGGAAGGCCGGTGCGCTCAAAGTCGCGGCCCTGTTCGGCGGCGTCTTGTTGGTAGTCGCGTTTCTGCTTCTGTTCGCGCGGACAGCGACGACCAGTCGGTCCCGGAGACTCGCGGGCGGCGGAACCGCAGTCGCGGCCGTCGGTCTCGTGACGTTCTGGACGATGCTCCCCGGAGGGTGGACGGGCCACCTCGCCGACCTGCCGCCGACGGCCGTCGGCGCGTACGCGGTCGGACTGCTCGCGGTGTTCGGCGCGGGATTCGTCGCCGACTCCGCCGACTCAGGGCCGGACTCGGAGCGAGACCGACGACAGGGCGACACGTTCGGGAGCATCGAATCCGTGGTCGTGTCGGCCAACGGCGACAGGGACGACGCCGGGGCGTCGGCCGCCCGTAGCGAGACCGACAGCGACCACGGACTGTTCGACCGCGAACCGTAA
- the dacZ gene encoding diadenylate cyclase DacZ, with the protein MADLSELLGDITEDADAAFLFSPSGSYYDRYADLDADLDLVVVGPENSVGADSFVELPLEFESVHERIRFGIEGAMEQGLVEDGDVVVCAVSMFDGSIDTVTRARASDSMHSGVYDLFANSRADPGVIRDVFEVAIELGKKGQKGEPVGALFVVGDAGKVMNKSRPLSYNPFEKSHVHVGDPIVNVMLKEFSRLDGAFVISDAGKIVSAYRYLEPSAEGVDIPKGLGARHMAAGAITRETNATAIVLSESDGLVRAFKGGELVLELDPEEY; encoded by the coding sequence ATGGCTGACCTGAGCGAACTCTTGGGGGACATTACCGAGGACGCCGACGCCGCCTTTCTGTTCTCGCCCAGCGGGTCTTACTACGACCGCTACGCGGACCTCGACGCCGACTTGGACCTCGTGGTCGTCGGTCCGGAGAACTCGGTCGGTGCCGACTCGTTCGTCGAGTTGCCGCTGGAGTTCGAAAGCGTCCACGAGCGGATTCGATTCGGCATCGAGGGTGCGATGGAGCAGGGTCTCGTCGAGGACGGCGACGTCGTCGTCTGCGCAGTCAGCATGTTCGACGGAAGCATCGACACCGTGACGCGGGCGCGGGCCAGCGACTCGATGCACTCGGGCGTCTACGACCTGTTCGCCAACTCGCGGGCCGACCCCGGCGTCATCCGGGACGTGTTCGAAGTCGCCATCGAACTCGGCAAGAAGGGTCAGAAGGGCGAACCGGTCGGCGCGCTGTTCGTCGTCGGCGACGCCGGGAAGGTGATGAACAAGTCCCGGCCCCTCTCGTACAACCCCTTCGAGAAGTCCCACGTCCACGTCGGCGACCCTATCGTGAACGTGATGCTCAAGGAGTTTTCGCGTCTGGACGGCGCGTTCGTCATCAGCGACGCGGGCAAAATCGTCTCGGCGTACCGCTACCTCGAACCCTCCGCAGAGGGCGTGGACATCCCGAAGGGACTCGGTGCGCGACACATGGCGGCCGGGGCCATCACCCGCGAGACCAACGCCACGGCAATCGTCCTCTCGGAGAGCGACGGACTCGTCCGGGCGTTCAAGGGCGGTGAGCTGGTCCTCGAACTCGACCCGGAGGAGTACTGA
- a CDS encoding mechanosensitive ion channel domain-containing protein has translation MQGEFDVLLRDQFQFVLAFLILVVGLITGYVVGRLNRRLLTAAGVPEAVERTPFERTAQSLGTDTVSLVSRLSSWFIYGVGVLIALNVAELLNARLFWNGVLTFIPDLFIAILVFIVGFVVADKAELVVGERLRSVKLPEVGVIPRLVKYTIVYLAVLVALGQVNVAIEALLILLGAYVLAVILFGAVALWDLLRSSAAGVYLLLNQPYGIGDEVRVGDDRGIVQEVDVFVTRIENDGEEYIIPNSRVFQQGVVRIRD, from the coding sequence ATGCAGGGGGAGTTCGACGTACTCCTCCGCGACCAGTTCCAGTTCGTCCTCGCGTTTCTCATCCTCGTCGTCGGCCTGATTACTGGCTACGTCGTCGGCCGACTCAACCGACGACTCCTGACCGCCGCGGGCGTCCCCGAGGCGGTAGAGCGTACCCCCTTCGAGCGCACGGCCCAGAGCCTCGGCACAGACACCGTCTCGCTGGTCTCCCGACTGAGTTCGTGGTTCATCTACGGCGTGGGCGTCCTCATCGCGCTGAACGTCGCGGAACTCCTGAACGCCCGCCTGTTCTGGAACGGCGTGCTGACGTTCATCCCCGACCTGTTCATCGCCATCCTCGTGTTCATCGTCGGGTTCGTGGTGGCCGACAAAGCCGAACTCGTCGTGGGCGAGCGCCTCCGGTCGGTCAAACTCCCGGAGGTCGGCGTCATCCCGCGACTCGTCAAGTACACCATCGTCTACCTCGCGGTGCTGGTCGCGCTGGGACAGGTCAACGTCGCTATCGAGGCCCTGCTCATCCTACTCGGGGCCTACGTCCTCGCGGTCATCCTCTTTGGCGCGGTGGCGCTGTGGGACCTCCTGCGCTCGTCGGCGGCGGGCGTCTACCTCCTGTTGAACCAACCCTACGGCATCGGCGACGAGGTTCGGGTCGGCGACGACAGGGGCATCGTCCAAGAGGTGGACGTGTTCGTCACCCGCATCGAAAACGACGGCGAGGAGTACATCATCCCCAACAGCAGGGTGTTCCAGCAGGGCGTCGTCCGGATTCGGGACTGA
- a CDS encoding acyltransferase produces MTDESDDTDPTRRHDRIARHATPGPGNSLQSWTRAKHPLRVALNYVVVVLARISPSLTLKNLLLRSIGVTVGEGVSWGLESTPDVFWPELVTVEDHAIVGYDATILCHEFLQDEYRTGEVVVGERAMIGAGAVILPGVEIGEGASVAANSLVTQDVPPGETVAGVPATPMGSEESTD; encoded by the coding sequence GTGACCGACGAGAGCGACGACACCGACCCCACGCGCCGCCACGACCGAATCGCGCGCCACGCCACCCCGGGACCGGGCAACTCCCTCCAGTCGTGGACCCGCGCCAAGCATCCCCTCCGCGTCGCGCTGAACTACGTCGTCGTCGTCCTCGCGCGCATCTCGCCGAGTCTCACGCTCAAGAATCTGCTCCTGCGCTCCATCGGCGTGACGGTCGGCGAGGGCGTCTCGTGGGGACTCGAATCGACGCCCGACGTGTTCTGGCCCGAACTCGTCACCGTCGAGGACCACGCCATCGTGGGCTACGACGCGACGATTCTCTGCCACGAGTTCCTGCAGGACGAGTACCGGACCGGCGAGGTGGTCGTCGGCGAACGCGCGATGATAGGCGCGGGGGCCGTAATCCTGCCGGGCGTCGAAATCGGCGAGGGCGCGAGCGTGGCCGCCAACTCGCTGGTGACTCAAGACGTGCCGCCCGGCGAGACGGTGGCCGGGGTGCCCGCCACGCCGATGGGGTCCGAGGAGTCGACCGACTGA
- a CDS encoding DUF7344 domain-containing protein, which yields MSKPDDLAAESLTPDQALDLLGDGQRRRAVAVLRESDGPMTLGELAAETVARGDETDSGPDPSEVTTDRRERVATRLHHVHLPRLDDAGVAEYDPMAGEVELTEVVEELDPYFEVVEGR from the coding sequence ATGTCCAAGCCCGACGACCTCGCCGCCGAGTCGTTGACGCCCGACCAAGCCCTCGACCTTCTCGGCGACGGCCAGCGACGGCGCGCAGTCGCGGTCCTCCGGGAGTCCGACGGTCCGATGACGCTCGGCGAACTCGCCGCCGAGACGGTCGCTCGGGGCGACGAAACCGACTCCGGTCCCGACCCCTCGGAGGTGACGACCGACCGGCGCGAGCGAGTTGCGACGCGGTTGCACCACGTCCACCTGCCGCGACTCGACGACGCCGGGGTCGCGGAGTACGACCCGATGGCGGGAGAGGTCGAGTTGACCGAAGTGGTCGAGGAGTTGGACCCGTACTTCGAGGTGGTGGAAGGGAGGTAG
- the purD gene encoding phosphoribosylamine--glycine ligase: protein MSETVLLVGGGGREHAIARALGDSEADLYACAGNRNPGIAALAEEFETLETTNPKAVVSYAEDVGATLAVVGPEGPLAAGVADALDDAGIYAFGPNEAEARIETDKAYQRRFMRQHDVPGCPDFETFDSMDAACDYIDDYDGDLAVKPAGLTGGKGVRVTGDQITKEEAKEYLRDSDYDRVVLEERLVGEEFTVQAFVANGDLRVTPAVQDHKRAYEGDEGPNTGGMGSYSDSGLALPFMTEDDYHEAVDVLKATVEALDGYKGVLYGQFMLTAEGVKVVEFNARFGDPEAMNTLPVLNTDFLDVLTAAREGESLPELSFAPKATVCKYAVPEGYPTDPKAGAKVEVDEESVARSATESSSAGDALLFYASVDERDDGIYTTTSRAFAVVGVADTITEAEEIAEDALAVAGEEGLDVRHDIGKPDLVQKRIDHVNELRGE, encoded by the coding sequence ATGAGCGAAACAGTCCTGCTGGTCGGTGGCGGCGGCCGCGAACACGCGATTGCCCGCGCGCTCGGAGACAGCGAGGCGGACCTCTACGCCTGTGCTGGCAACCGCAACCCCGGCATCGCGGCGCTCGCCGAAGAGTTCGAGACGCTGGAGACGACCAACCCGAAGGCGGTCGTCTCCTACGCCGAGGACGTGGGCGCGACCCTCGCAGTCGTCGGCCCGGAGGGTCCCCTCGCGGCCGGAGTCGCCGACGCGCTCGACGACGCGGGAATATACGCCTTCGGCCCGAACGAGGCCGAGGCCCGCATCGAGACCGACAAGGCTTACCAGCGCCGGTTCATGCGCCAGCACGACGTTCCGGGGTGTCCCGACTTCGAGACGTTCGACAGCATGGACGCCGCCTGCGATTACATCGACGACTACGACGGCGACCTCGCGGTGAAACCGGCGGGTCTCACCGGCGGCAAGGGCGTCCGGGTCACCGGCGACCAAATCACGAAAGAAGAGGCCAAGGAGTACCTCCGCGATTCGGACTACGACCGCGTGGTCCTCGAAGAGCGACTGGTCGGCGAGGAGTTCACCGTTCAAGCGTTCGTCGCCAACGGCGACCTGCGCGTCACCCCGGCGGTGCAGGACCACAAGCGCGCCTACGAGGGCGACGAGGGACCGAACACGGGCGGGATGGGAAGCTACAGCGATTCGGGACTCGCCCTGCCGTTCATGACCGAGGACGACTACCACGAGGCGGTCGATGTCCTCAAGGCCACCGTCGAGGCCCTCGACGGCTACAAGGGCGTCCTCTACGGCCAGTTCATGCTGACCGCCGAGGGCGTGAAGGTCGTGGAGTTCAACGCCCGGTTCGGCGACCCCGAGGCGATGAACACCCTGCCCGTCCTCAACACCGACTTCCTCGACGTACTCACCGCCGCCCGCGAGGGCGAATCACTGCCCGAACTCTCGTTCGCGCCGAAGGCGACGGTCTGCAAGTACGCCGTCCCCGAGGGCTACCCCACCGACCCGAAGGCGGGCGCGAAAGTCGAAGTAGACGAGGAGAGCGTGGCACGGAGCGCCACGGAGTCGTCGAGCGCCGGAGACGCCCTGCTCTTCTACGCCAGCGTGGACGAACGCGACGACGGCATCTACACCACCACCTCCCGCGCGTTCGCCGTGGTCGGGGTGGCCGACACCATCACCGAGGCCGAGGAAATCGCCGAGGACGCCCTCGCAGTCGCTGGCGAAGAGGGTCTCGACGTGCGCCACGACATCGGCAAGCCCGACCTCGTGCAGAAGCGCATCGACCACGTGAACGAACTTCGGGGCGAGTAG
- a CDS encoding DUF7522 family protein, whose amino-acid sequence MTETDVSEAFGDSLVSTCRTALGDTLRTVVYFTPEAFDVLYLRSDLYAGDPKRVRDVKSRFVDNERLGFDSQETYRRLHEDSDAEPDIGEYEFTIRVFSDGFVSRVIVGDHGVLLTTDSMDIKSFEELAISLRKLLADESS is encoded by the coding sequence ATGACCGAAACAGACGTATCTGAAGCGTTCGGCGACAGCCTCGTGAGTACCTGCCGGACCGCGCTCGGCGACACGCTCCGGACCGTGGTCTACTTCACGCCAGAGGCGTTCGACGTGCTGTACCTCCGGTCGGACCTCTACGCGGGCGACCCGAAGCGCGTCCGCGACGTGAAAAGCCGGTTCGTGGACAACGAGCGACTCGGCTTCGACTCCCAAGAGACTTACCGGCGTCTCCACGAGGACTCCGACGCCGAACCGGACATCGGCGAGTACGAGTTTACCATCCGGGTGTTCTCCGACGGGTTCGTGAGTCGCGTCATCGTCGGCGACCACGGCGTTCTGTTGACCACCGACAGCATGGACATCAAGAGTTTCGAGGAGTTGGCGATTTCGCTCCGGAAACTACTGGCCGACGAGTCGTCGTAG